The nucleotide sequence ATACCGAGACTGCCTTTCGATAAATTTATCACTGCAAAACGTACTCTTACAACGCAGATGAAGGCTACCGGTGAGGTTATGGCACTTGGAAACTGCTTTGAAGCAGCTCTGATGAAGGCTATACGTTCACTCGAACAGCATGTTGACTGCCTCTTAAGCTATGATTTCTCAGCACTTTCAGAGGAACAGCTCTTAAAGAGACTTGAGGTAGTAGACGACCAGAGAATTTATGTAATAGCTGAGGCTGTAAGAAGAAAGATCAGCTATAAGACAATTCATGAGATCACAAAAGTTGACCTTTGGTTTATAGATAAGATAGCCATCATCACAGAGATGGAAGCAAGGCTTAAATCAGGCGAAAAGACCGTAGAGCTTTTGAGAGAAGCAAAGAGGATCGGATTTCCTGATTCAGTAATTGCAAGGCTCAGCGGTACATCTGAAAATGAAGTCAGAGCAGTACGTGTACAGAATGATATCGTTGCATCCTTTAAGATGGTTGATACCTGTGCAGCCGAGTTTGAAGCTGCAACACCTTATTTCTATTCCGTTTACGGAGGAGAAGATGAGAGCGGCGAGGTAACATCTACAGGTAAGAAAAAAATACTTGTACTTGGTTCGGGACCTATAAGGATCGGTCAGGGTATTGAATTTGATTTCTGCTCTGTTCATGCAACCTGGGCATTTTCAAAGGCCGGATATGAGACAATTATCATAAATAATAACCCGGAAACCGTTTCAACTGACTTTGATATTGCTGATAAGCTTTATTTCGAGCCTCTTACAGAGGAAGATGTAGCGAATGTCGTTAATGTTGAGAAACCTGACGGAGCTGTAGTTCAGTTCGGTGGACAGACAGCTATCAAGCTTACAGAAGCATTAATGAGAATGGGTGTTCCCATCCTTGGAACAAGTGCTGAAAATGTAGATAAGGCAGAGGACAGAGAGCTCTTTGATGAAGTTCTTGCTGCAACAGGTATCAAACGTCCTGCAGGTCATACCGTATATACAGCGGATGAGGCTGTAAGAGCAGCAAATGACCTTGGATATCCGGTACTTGTACGTCCTTCATACGTACTTGGCGGTCAGGGCATGAGAATTGCCTTTAACGATGATGAGATACATGAATTTATTGGTATCATTAACAGAATCGCTCAGGATCATCCTATTCTTGTCGATAAATACATGATGGGTAAAGAAATCGAGGTCGATGCCGTATGCGATGGCACAGATATTCTTATCCCGGGTATAATGGAGCATATTGAGAGAGCCGGAATCCATTCCGGAGACTCAATCTCTGTTTACCCCGCGCAGTCAATATCAGACGGAGTAAAGGCTACGATCGCTGAATATACAAAGAGGCTTGCGAGAGCACTGAATGTTGTAGGTATGATAAATATCCAGTTTATCGCAATGGGCGAGGAAGTATACTGTATCGAGGTAAATCCCCGTTCATCCAGAACTGTTCCCTACATCAGCAAGGTTACGGGAATCCCGATCGTTGATATCGCGACGAGGGCTATTCTCGGTGAGTCAATAAGATCACTTGGTTATGAGCCGGGGCTTCAGCCTGAGGCAGATTACTTTGCGATCAAGATGCCGGTATTCTCTTTTGAGAAGATCTATGGAGCTGAGATCAGCCTTGGACCTGAGATGAAATCCACAGGTGAGTGCCTTGGTATTTCAAAGGATTATAACGAAGCACTTTATAAGGCATTCCTTGGAGCAGGCATTAAGCTTCCTAAGTATAAGCAGGTTATCATAACAGTTAAGGATACCGATAAGAGTGAGGTCGTTGATATTGCAAGAAGATTTGACAGGCTTGGATATACGATCTATGCAACACGTTCGACTGCAAAGGCGATCGGAGAAAACGGAATTCCGGTTCGTCGTGTAAACAAGCTTTCACAGGAAAGTCCTACGGTAATGGATCTTATTTTAGGACACAGGATCGATCTCATAATCGATACACCTACACAGGGATTCGATAAGAGAAGAGACGGTTTCCTTATAAGGCGTACTGCGATCGAGACAGGTGTTAATGTATTTACTTCCATCGATACAGCAGCAGCTCTGCTTACAAGCATGGAGAACGAAAAAGCAAATCTTTTCCCGCTGCCTATAGATATTGCAAAAGTGGCAAGAAGAGGTAAGGCTTAAGAGTATATAGGGTTTTAGAATGAAAAAAGACCTTGAAATTGTTTCTTTAGATAGGTAAAATATTGCCTGTGTATAGAAACATTTTCAAAGGTCTTAATTATTGAAACGGAATAAATAAGTGAATAAGAGAAATTACAGCAAAGAGCTCGATAAGCTGATCGAAAGCTTTAAGCCTGACGAGGCTAAGCCTAAGCTTTTGCTGCATGTATGCTGCGCTCCCTGTTCCAGTTATTGTCTGGAATATTTAGAGCCGCACTTTGATATCACGGTATTTTTCTATAATCCGAATATAGATTCGGAGGCTGAATATATCAAGCGTGCAGAGGAACTTAGGCGATTTGTTAAGGAGTCAGGTGTTAAAGCTCAGATAATCATAAAAGATTATGATTCAAAACCTTTTTATGAAATGGCTCGCGGACTCGAAAAGGTGCCCGAGGGCGGCGAAAGATGTTTTAGCTGTTATGAACTCAGAATGAGAGAAGCGGCAGCTTATGCAGCTGAAAATGGCTTTGACTATTTTACAACAACACTTTCAATAAGCCCATTAAAGAATTCAACAAAAATCAATGATATAGGAGAGATGCTTTCTGGTATATACGGAGTAAAGCACCTTCCTTCTGATTTTAAGAAAAAAGAAGGTTATAAGCGTTCGATCGAGTTATCAAGAGAATATAATCTATATAGGCAGAACTATTGCGGCTGCGTATATTCCAAAAGGGAAGAAACAGTCTGAAGTTTAAGATAGAAAGAATATTTGGAGAATCAAGAAATAATGCAGAATTTAACGGATTTATTGACAAAAGAAGTCGGTGCTGCTTTTGAAGCAGCGGGATTTGACAGGGAACTGGGAAAAGTAGGACTTTCCAATAGACCTGACCTTTGTGAATTTCAGTGCAACGGAGCTATGGCCGGCGCAAAGAAACTTCATAAAAATCCCTTTGACATAGCCGAGGCTGTAGTTAAGGAGTTGGCTGATTCTAAATACTTTTCTTCGGTGGAAGCTGTAAGACCGGGATTTTTGAATATGAAACTGAATCCTTCATATTTACGTGAATATTTAACTGCTATGGATGCAGATGAGCGACTTGGACTTGAAACTTCCGGAAATAAAAGAAAGATCGTTATAGATTACGGCGGACCAAATGTAGCAAAGCCGCTTCATATAGGACATCTTCGTTCAGCTATTATCGGTGAGAGTGTTAAAAGACTTGCAAGACTCATGGGTCATGATGTAACAAGTGATGTGCATCTTGGTGACTGGGGTCTTCAGATGGGACTTATAATCACTGAACTTAAAGAGAGAAAGCCTGATCTTCCGTATTTTGATGAGAGTTTTGAAGGTGACTATCCTGAGGAAGCACCTTTTACACTGTCAGAGCTTGAGGAGATCTATCCTACAGCATCCGGCAAATCAAAGGAAGATGAAGATTTCAAAAATGCCGCTATGGATGCTACATTTAAGCTTCAGCACGGAGACAGGGGATACAGAGCACTCTGGAAACATATTATAAATATTTCCGTAGCAGACCTTAAGAAAAACTACAGTAATCTTAATGTTGACTTTGATCTCTGGAAGGGTGAATCAGACGCTGATCCATATATTCCGGATATGGTCGAGAAAATGAAAAAAGACGGCTTTGCATATGAAAGTCAGGGAGCTTTGGTAGTTGATGTCGCAGAAGAGAGCGATACAAAGGAAGTTCCTCCATGCATGATCCTTAAATCTGACGGAGCAGCTCTTTATACGACAACAGATCTTGCAACACTTGTTGAAAGAGAGAAAGATTTCAAGCCGGATCAGGTTATTTATGTAGTTGATAAGAGACAGTCACTGCATTTTGTACAGGTATTCAGATGTTCAAAGAAGACAGGAATTGTTCCTGAGGATACAAAGCTTGATTTCCTTGGATTCGGTACAATGAACGGAAAGGACGGAAAGCCATTTAAGACCCGTGCGGGCGGAGTAATGAGACTTGAAAATCTCATAGCCGATGTTAACGAAGAAATGCTTAAGAAGATGACAGACAGTGATTCTATCGAGCTTTCTGAAGAAGAGGCAAAGGAGACCGCAAAGATAGTTGCTTTAAGTGCTATCAAATACGGTGATCTTTCAAATCAGGCATCAAAAGATTATGTATTTGATATAGATAAATTTACATCATTTGAGGGTAATACAGGTCCTTATATAATGTATACCATGGTAAGAATTAAGTCGATCCTTCGTAAATATGCCGAGAATGGCGGAAAGAGTGAAGGACTTTCCATAAATGAACCGATATCTGAAGAAGAGAGAGCACTTATGCTTACTGAGGCACAGTACAGTGCGGTTATGAGTGGTGCATTTGAAGAACTTGCTCCACACAGGATATGTGCATATATCTATGAATTAGCAAATAATTTCAATAGATTTTATCATGGAACAAAGATCTTGTCTGAAACAGACGATAAGAAGAAGGAAGGCTGGATCGCATTATTGAAGTTCAGTCTTAAGATATTGGAATCCTGCATAGACGTTCTCGGAATGGAGGCTCCGGAACGTATGTGATAATCTGGATTGTGCGGCGGTAGTCGGGGTACTGCCGCCGTACAGCAGATATTCAGGTTCAATCTAAATTGTTATTTTTATTTATTTGAGGTAAATATGTGGGGAGAGTATTAATAAGGGGTTCTAAAGCATTTCCATATTAAGTTGATTCACAGCTTTATCACATTTTCATCAATTTCTCCACAAATTTATAAACTAATATTTATACGTTACTGCATGAGCGGTAACGGGGGTGGTGCTGTAAAAAATTACAGACCGTTTATGTAAAAAGTTTGCAGTTCGGAAACTCTGCTTTTTGCAGAACTTTAGGATTGTAACCGGAAGAGTTCTTGTGTTGGTTTACAGCAAAGATCAATAAATTTAAGGAGGATCATAGTGAAACTGAAAGCAGATGAAACTAAAATGTATACGCCTGACAGCGGCGTGCCAAAGTCATCTAATCCGGTTGGAAGATTTTTCAAGAAACAATGGAAAAAACTTCTGGCATTAGTGCTTGTTGCAGCTATTGGATTAGGTGCCTTTACCTGGTACAAGAATAAGAAAGCAAAAGAGGCAATGGAAGCGGCGAGATCTTCACAGACTTTTGAAACTGTAACGAAGATGGATATAAGCAATTCTATAGCCGTAACAGGAACAATAGAGTCAGCTGAGAGCAGAACTGTCACGACGCTGGTTTCGGATACAAAAGTACTATCTGTATCTGTAAACGTTGGTGATTATGTTAATGCCGGCGATGTTATTTGTACTTTCGATACATCAAGCATTGAGGATAAGATTGAACGTCTTCAGAAAAAAATGAAGGTTGCCGAGGCACAGGATGCCATTGAAGAAGCTGAAGCTGCAAGAAAGCTTGCCAGAGCTGAGGCTGATTACTGGACAGATGTTTCAGAGAACCAGATAAATGTTGATGCGGCAGTACGTGACTACGAGGCACAGGAAAGAGATATTGCCGATGCATCTACTGATCTCGAGGAAGCAAAGCAGGATTATGAAGATGCGCAGGATGACTATTCTTCGTATAAAAAGAAGGTAAAGAAGCTTAAAAATCTCATTGAAGACTATTATGAGTCGGGCGACAGCGCCTTAAGCGGGTCAGGATATAGCAGTATTGATGATGTAGAATCAGATTATGAAAGTTACAAAGATAAGCGCGATGATGCTGAAGATAATGTAACAACTTACGAGAGAAAGATCGAAGATCTCGAAAGTTCTCTTACAGATACCACAGCTGCTATCTATGATTCACAGGATACCTATGATAAGGCTGTAAATTCCTTAAATGATACGATGACAACAGATTATCGTGCGATCGAGGATGCCCAGTCAAATCTTGAAAGCGTACAGCTTGGAAATCAGACTACGAATGATGATAACCAGCAGACACTTGAGGATTATCAGGAGCAGCTTGAAGACTGTGTAGTAGTAGCTCCCATATATGGTGTTATCACAAGCCTTTCCGTAGAAGAAGGTGATGAGTATACATCAAGTGCCAGCAGCTCACAGGAAGTCTGTGTTATTCAGGACGATACCTCCTATAAGGTATCGGGAGATGTTGATGAGTACGATATTTCATCAATATCTGTTAACCAGACAGCAGTTATAAAGACTGACGCTACAGGTGATGATGAACTTACAGGTGTAGTTACAAAGGTTTATCCTGTACCGGATTCAGATTCCTCAGATACAGCCTATGAGGTTGAGATAGACCTTGATGAGAGAGACAGCAGGATACGTATAGGTATGACGGCTGAGACCTCCATACTTACAGAATCAAGGACCGGCGTTCTTGCGGTTCCTTACAACTGCGTTGAAGAAGATGAAGATGGAAACACCTATGTATATGTTGTTGCTGACGGAGCTTCCGGAGCAGGATCTGCATCAGGCAACAAGGCATCTGCATCAGGAAATGCTCCTGCTGAGGCAGGTACAGACAGCAAGAAGCCTTCAGGAAAGAGCGAATCTGCAGATACAGGAATTCAGACAAAGAAGGTTGCAGTAGAGACCGGACTTGAAACAGACTATTACACGGAAATTATTTCAGATGATATCAAGGAAGGAGATAAGGTTCTTGTCCCTGATAGTTCATCATCCTCGAGCAGCAGCGATTCATCTGACAGCGAGATGAATATGGGAATGATGGGCGGCGGAGCACCCGGCGGCGGTGGCGGTGGAGCACCCGGCGGCGGTGGCGGCGGAGGTCCTCACTGATAACGATGAAAGGAGCTTGATTTATTTATGAGCGAAAAAAAGCTGATCATTGACGCAAAGGACATATATAAGCGCTTTTACATCGGACAGCCTAACGAGCTGGAAATACTGCACGGTATAAGCCTTAAGGTTTATCAGGGCGAATTTGTTGCTATTGTCGGAGCTTCCGGCTCCGGCAAATCAACACTTATGAATATCATCGGGGTTCTCGATAAGCCTACTGAGGGAAAATATGAGCTTGACGGCGTGGACATCATGGCGGCAGCGGACAGTGAACTTTCGGATATCCGAAATCAGAAGATAGGATTTGTATTTCAGACCTATAATCTGATATCGAGAACTTCAGCATTAAAAAATGTAGAGCTTCCGATGCTTTACAGAGGAATACCCGGAAGAAAAAGAACCGAGAGAGCTAAAGAGCTCTTGAAGATGGTTGGTATGGACACTCGTATGCATCATACTCCGGATGAGCTTTCCGGTGGACAGAAACAGCGTGTGGCCATAGCCAGAGCAATGGCAAATGA is from Lachnospiraceae bacterium C1.1 and encodes:
- a CDS encoding epoxyqueuosine reductase QueH → MNKRNYSKELDKLIESFKPDEAKPKLLLHVCCAPCSSYCLEYLEPHFDITVFFYNPNIDSEAEYIKRAEELRRFVKESGVKAQIIIKDYDSKPFYEMARGLEKVPEGGERCFSCYELRMREAAAYAAENGFDYFTTTLSISPLKNSTKINDIGEMLSGIYGVKHLPSDFKKKEGYKRSIELSREYNLYRQNYCGCVYSKREETV
- a CDS encoding ABC transporter ATP-binding protein; this encodes MSEKKLIIDAKDIYKRFYIGQPNELEILHGISLKVYQGEFVAIVGASGSGKSTLMNIIGVLDKPTEGKYELDGVDIMAAADSELSDIRNQKIGFVFQTYNLISRTSALKNVELPMLYRGIPGRKRTERAKELLKMVGMDTRMHHTPDELSGGQKQRVAIARAMANDPAILLCDEPTGALDSKTGRLVMDIFHQLNEEQGKTIVFITHSPELAEECQRVLTLADGQFKGEREGRTHHDAAL
- the argS gene encoding arginine--tRNA ligase, whose product is MQNLTDLLTKEVGAAFEAAGFDRELGKVGLSNRPDLCEFQCNGAMAGAKKLHKNPFDIAEAVVKELADSKYFSSVEAVRPGFLNMKLNPSYLREYLTAMDADERLGLETSGNKRKIVIDYGGPNVAKPLHIGHLRSAIIGESVKRLARLMGHDVTSDVHLGDWGLQMGLIITELKERKPDLPYFDESFEGDYPEEAPFTLSELEEIYPTASGKSKEDEDFKNAAMDATFKLQHGDRGYRALWKHIINISVADLKKNYSNLNVDFDLWKGESDADPYIPDMVEKMKKDGFAYESQGALVVDVAEESDTKEVPPCMILKSDGAALYTTTDLATLVEREKDFKPDQVIYVVDKRQSLHFVQVFRCSKKTGIVPEDTKLDFLGFGTMNGKDGKPFKTRAGGVMRLENLIADVNEEMLKKMTDSDSIELSEEEAKETAKIVALSAIKYGDLSNQASKDYVFDIDKFTSFEGNTGPYIMYTMVRIKSILRKYAENGGKSEGLSINEPISEEERALMLTEAQYSAVMSGAFEELAPHRICAYIYELANNFNRFYHGTKILSETDDKKKEGWIALLKFSLKILESCIDVLGMEAPERM
- a CDS encoding efflux RND transporter periplasmic adaptor subunit; this translates as MKLKADETKMYTPDSGVPKSSNPVGRFFKKQWKKLLALVLVAAIGLGAFTWYKNKKAKEAMEAARSSQTFETVTKMDISNSIAVTGTIESAESRTVTTLVSDTKVLSVSVNVGDYVNAGDVICTFDTSSIEDKIERLQKKMKVAEAQDAIEEAEAARKLARAEADYWTDVSENQINVDAAVRDYEAQERDIADASTDLEEAKQDYEDAQDDYSSYKKKVKKLKNLIEDYYESGDSALSGSGYSSIDDVESDYESYKDKRDDAEDNVTTYERKIEDLESSLTDTTAAIYDSQDTYDKAVNSLNDTMTTDYRAIEDAQSNLESVQLGNQTTNDDNQQTLEDYQEQLEDCVVVAPIYGVITSLSVEEGDEYTSSASSSQEVCVIQDDTSYKVSGDVDEYDISSISVNQTAVIKTDATGDDELTGVVTKVYPVPDSDSSDTAYEVEIDLDERDSRIRIGMTAETSILTESRTGVLAVPYNCVEEDEDGNTYVYVVADGASGAGSASGNKASASGNAPAEAGTDSKKPSGKSESADTGIQTKKVAVETGLETDYYTEIISDDIKEGDKVLVPDSSSSSSSSDSSDSEMNMGMMGGGAPGGGGGGAPGGGGGGGPH
- the carB gene encoding carbamoyl-phosphate synthase large subunit, whose product is MPRNNDIRKVLVIGSGPIVIGQAAEFDYAGTQACRSLKEEGVEVCLVNSNPATIMTDKEIADEVYIEPLTSKMLREIIIKEKPDSILPTLGGQAGLNLGMELAESGFLDEQGVRLIGTTAATIKKAEDRLEFKETMEKIGEPVAPSLVVENVEDGVEFSRKIGYPVVLRPAYTLGGSGGGIANNEAELREILENGIRLSRVGQVLVERCISGWKEIEYEVMRDAAGNKITVCNMENIDPVGVHTGDSIVVAPSQTLSDKEYQMLRTSALNIIEELKITGGCNVQFALHPNSFEYCVIEVNPRVSRSSALASKATGYPIAKVAAKIALGYNLDEIKNAITKKTCACFEPALDYCVVKIPRLPFDKFITAKRTLTTQMKATGEVMALGNCFEAALMKAIRSLEQHVDCLLSYDFSALSEEQLLKRLEVVDDQRIYVIAEAVRRKISYKTIHEITKVDLWFIDKIAIITEMEARLKSGEKTVELLREAKRIGFPDSVIARLSGTSENEVRAVRVQNDIVASFKMVDTCAAEFEAATPYFYSVYGGEDESGEVTSTGKKKILVLGSGPIRIGQGIEFDFCSVHATWAFSKAGYETIIINNNPETVSTDFDIADKLYFEPLTEEDVANVVNVEKPDGAVVQFGGQTAIKLTEALMRMGVPILGTSAENVDKAEDRELFDEVLAATGIKRPAGHTVYTADEAVRAANDLGYPVLVRPSYVLGGQGMRIAFNDDEIHEFIGIINRIAQDHPILVDKYMMGKEIEVDAVCDGTDILIPGIMEHIERAGIHSGDSISVYPAQSISDGVKATIAEYTKRLARALNVVGMINIQFIAMGEEVYCIEVNPRSSRTVPYISKVTGIPIVDIATRAILGESIRSLGYEPGLQPEADYFAIKMPVFSFEKIYGAEISLGPEMKSTGECLGISKDYNEALYKAFLGAGIKLPKYKQVIITVKDTDKSEVVDIARRFDRLGYTIYATRSTAKAIGENGIPVRRVNKLSQESPTVMDLILGHRIDLIIDTPTQGFDKRRDGFLIRRTAIETGVNVFTSIDTAAALLTSMENEKANLFPLPIDIAKVARRGKA